A part of Acidimicrobiales bacterium genomic DNA contains:
- a CDS encoding glycosyltransferase, translating into MSTHAGGSVTIDLQAAQSPHYRGRGIARYATDFTESIVDSRPDIVSQVLLNPRFPAIERLGRLVGRVPVRHRPEWTHSGGIFHVLSPFELDIPVQEIWPREASRHGAQLVVTLYDLIPEIFPDIYLRDAGLRRRYRVRRELVRSADHVLAISESCAADAIRVLGIPENRVTCVGAATSMSFRPARDRGAAAARAQEAIPGLLGRYVVYNGAVEPRKNMDALVEAFARTGEEIRSKWQLVLVCGLRPSERNHFEVRARELGIEGRLILTGFVPDQTLELLYQGCDLMVFPSLYEGFGLPIAEALACGAPVLASGTSSMPELVAPGATFDPEDVEDMARAITRGLTDATWRSELLNWALKPQPTWSDVTSKTVEVYERLLAAPGEPRARWRPRPRVALVTPWPPQRTGVADYSRRLASAMSRHFDVEVFVDGDDPPTGGDDPALRAPARFEQQDLAIGGYDAVILTLGNSEFHAGALKLLREHPGRFYVLAHDVRLANLYVHGLSRGAVPEGFEAVARSTYSTIPPEAHFEGNLLDLADGAGLYFAREVVSLACRVWATSEFAADVARLDVDPGMASRVQVWPYAYPDAVEGDASLLEEGLVCTFGVVHQLKMPDLLIKAVHHLTSQRVEVRLAFVGPVSDLLRRELEALAAGLGIAERVTITGDIPDRDYEAWLQRAAVAVQLRRRSNGETSGAVADCLAHGIPTLVSDLGPQGELPDFVGKVPVAAEPHELAGSIGVLLDGGDRSEIAGRSLEFVRSNGFDRAARQLWDLVPELRAWQARRP; encoded by the coding sequence TTGAGCACCCACGCCGGCGGGTCCGTGACCATCGACCTGCAGGCGGCCCAAAGCCCGCACTACCGAGGTCGAGGGATCGCCAGGTACGCGACCGACTTCACCGAGTCGATCGTGGACAGCCGGCCCGACATCGTGAGCCAGGTCCTGCTCAACCCGAGGTTCCCTGCCATCGAGCGGCTCGGCCGCCTGGTCGGTCGCGTGCCTGTTCGCCACCGCCCCGAATGGACGCACTCGGGCGGGATCTTCCACGTGCTCTCCCCGTTCGAGCTGGACATCCCCGTCCAGGAGATCTGGCCCCGCGAAGCATCGCGACACGGGGCCCAGCTTGTCGTAACGCTCTACGACTTGATACCGGAGATCTTTCCCGACATCTACCTCCGCGACGCCGGGCTACGACGGCGGTACAGGGTGCGTCGGGAGTTGGTCCGTTCTGCTGATCACGTTCTCGCCATCTCCGAGTCGTGCGCCGCCGACGCCATTCGGGTGCTCGGTATACCCGAGAATCGGGTGACCTGCGTCGGGGCCGCCACATCGATGAGCTTCCGGCCAGCGAGAGACCGGGGCGCGGCCGCGGCACGGGCGCAAGAAGCCATCCCTGGACTCCTAGGGCGATACGTCGTCTACAACGGGGCGGTCGAGCCGCGCAAGAACATGGACGCACTCGTCGAGGCCTTCGCCAGGACCGGCGAGGAAATCCGGTCGAAATGGCAGCTCGTGCTCGTCTGCGGGCTGCGCCCCAGCGAGCGTAACCACTTCGAGGTCCGTGCCCGCGAGCTCGGAATAGAAGGGCGCCTCATCCTCACCGGATTCGTTCCCGACCAGACTCTGGAGCTGCTCTACCAGGGTTGCGACCTGATGGTGTTCCCATCCCTGTATGAGGGATTCGGGCTGCCCATCGCGGAGGCCCTCGCATGCGGAGCTCCAGTGCTGGCTTCCGGAACGTCGTCGATGCCGGAGCTCGTCGCACCCGGCGCGACGTTCGATCCTGAAGACGTCGAGGACATGGCCCGCGCAATCACGAGGGGGTTGACCGACGCCACTTGGCGCAGCGAGCTGCTCAACTGGGCATTGAAGCCACAACCCACCTGGTCCGACGTCACGTCGAAGACGGTCGAGGTCTACGAGCGGCTGCTCGCCGCCCCGGGCGAGCCGCGTGCTCGCTGGAGGCCGCGCCCTCGTGTGGCGCTGGTGACGCCGTGGCCGCCGCAACGCACCGGCGTCGCGGACTACAGCCGGCGGCTCGCCTCCGCCATGAGCCGCCACTTCGACGTGGAGGTGTTCGTCGACGGCGACGATCCGCCAACCGGCGGAGACGACCCGGCCTTGAGGGCACCGGCGCGATTCGAACAGCAAGACCTGGCAATCGGGGGCTACGACGCCGTCATCCTGACGCTGGGCAACAGCGAATTCCATGCCGGTGCGCTCAAGCTGTTGCGGGAGCACCCAGGTCGGTTCTACGTGCTCGCGCACGACGTGCGGCTCGCCAACCTCTACGTGCACGGGCTGAGTCGCGGAGCCGTGCCCGAAGGGTTCGAAGCCGTCGCTCGCAGCACCTATTCCACGATCCCTCCGGAAGCCCACTTCGAGGGCAACCTTCTCGATCTGGCGGACGGCGCCGGGCTCTACTTCGCCCGGGAGGTCGTGTCGCTGGCGTGCAGGGTGTGGGCGACATCCGAGTTCGCAGCGGACGTTGCCCGCCTCGATGTGGATCCCGGGATGGCGTCGCGGGTCCAGGTGTGGCCCTACGCCTATCCCGACGCGGTCGAGGGGGACGCCAGCCTTCTCGAGGAAGGCCTCGTGTGCACCTTCGGGGTGGTGCATCAACTCAAGATGCCGGACCTGTTGATCAAGGCCGTCCACCACCTGACCTCGCAGAGGGTGGAGGTCCGCCTGGCGTTCGTGGGCCCGGTTTCGGACCTGCTGCGCCGCGAGCTGGAAGCTCTGGCGGCCGGTCTCGGCATCGCGGAGCGCGTGACGATCACCGGTGACATCCCCGACAGGGACTACGAGGCGTGGCTCCAGCGCGCGGCGGTGGCCGTACAGCTGCGCCGGCGGTCCAACGGCGAGACGTCGGGCGCCGTCGCTGATTGCCTGGCGCACGGTATCCCCACGCTCGTGTCCGACCTCGGGCCGCAGGGCGAGCTTCCCGACTTCGTGGGCAAGGTTCCGGTAGCGGCGGAGCCCCACGAGCTGGCCGGGTCCATCGGTGTCCTGCTCGACGGGGGAGACCGGTCGGAGATCGCGGGCCGGTCGTTGGAATTCGTGCGCTCGAACGGCTTCGACCGGGCGGCCCGCCAGCTGTGGGACCTGGTCCCGGAACTGCGGGCCTGGCAGGCCCGCAGACCGTGA
- a CDS encoding glycosyltransferase family 2 protein produces MTVSVIVLSHKPGAWLEACLDSVAGQADEVVLVDNGSDQGAASGIGKSRGARVVRSEKNLGYAAGVNLGVRHSTGDLLALLNDDAVASPRWLPAARAALGTDDVAAVVPKVLRSDWYREILFDDTPRDAPGDHRVLGRMIRSVTSDGQEVLDRVLGWGIHELERPSAGVTGQWRWTRPGAPFYVPVGGAGGAEVLVDGEAPPPGPTCRLLNKAGGYLRGDGVLGDIGDETPDDGRWDKLSEPFFGSGTAFVTRRETFERVGALAEPFFAYYEDGDWCWRARLSGMRIIYEPSSTVEHRHSATMGDRSPMAARLANRNRLLTLVRNAPISQLPPAVRRARREARGAHELVDIASKLPWGLWSRHAGARRWKLSPAELWDSWAGVGADWDRSPCRS; encoded by the coding sequence GTGACCGTCTCGGTCATCGTCCTCTCCCACAAGCCGGGTGCCTGGCTCGAGGCCTGCCTCGACTCCGTCGCGGGGCAAGCCGACGAGGTGGTCCTGGTAGACAACGGATCCGACCAGGGAGCCGCCTCCGGCATCGGGAAGTCGCGCGGGGCGCGAGTCGTGCGCTCCGAGAAGAACCTCGGTTACGCCGCCGGGGTCAACCTCGGTGTCAGGCACTCGACCGGCGACCTGCTAGCGCTCCTCAACGACGACGCCGTCGCCTCCCCACGCTGGCTTCCCGCAGCTCGCGCGGCGTTGGGAACCGATGACGTCGCGGCCGTGGTGCCCAAGGTTCTCAGGAGCGACTGGTACAGGGAGATCCTCTTCGACGACACCCCCCGCGACGCACCCGGGGACCATCGCGTCCTCGGCCGGATGATCCGCAGTGTCACGAGCGACGGTCAGGAGGTGCTCGACCGGGTACTCGGCTGGGGCATCCACGAGCTCGAGCGGCCATCAGCCGGCGTCACGGGCCAGTGGAGATGGACCAGACCGGGAGCGCCGTTCTACGTTCCCGTCGGCGGCGCCGGCGGCGCGGAAGTTCTCGTCGACGGGGAAGCCCCACCGCCTGGGCCGACTTGCCGCCTGCTCAACAAGGCCGGCGGCTACCTCAGGGGCGACGGGGTGTTGGGGGACATCGGTGACGAGACACCCGACGACGGGCGGTGGGACAAGCTGTCGGAGCCGTTCTTCGGGTCGGGCACCGCCTTCGTGACGAGACGCGAGACGTTCGAGCGCGTCGGGGCTCTTGCCGAGCCTTTCTTCGCCTACTACGAGGACGGTGACTGGTGCTGGCGAGCGCGTCTCTCGGGCATGCGGATCATCTACGAGCCGTCATCGACTGTAGAGCACCGGCACTCCGCGACGATGGGTGATCGTTCACCGATGGCGGCCCGTCTCGCGAACCGCAACAGGCTGCTGACACTCGTACGCAACGCGCCCATCAGCCAGTTGCCGCCGGCGGTGCGGCGCGCCCGGCGGGAGGCTCGCGGCGCGCATGAGCTGGTCGACATCGCGTCGAAGCTGCCGTGGGGTCTGTGGTCGAGGCATGCAGGGGCACGGCGCTGGAAACTGAGCCCAGCGGAGCTGTGGGACAGCTGGGCCGGGGTCGGGGCCGACTGGGACCGGTCTCCCTGCCGAAGCTAG
- a CDS encoding glycosyltransferase family 4 protein: MPGRIAFVPPRFGAGVVGGSEALSQEIAIGLSGRGWDVEILTTCAVDHYTWDNALPPGDTTEFGLPVRRFETAHHLSHVTTEVQRAIEAGSPISLDKQLNWLSGRFSVPDLFQHLLLHGAAYDAVIFSPYLFWTTTVCMPVVRDRAIVIPCLHDEGYARLDVIRPVLSDPRAVWFLSEPEHDVAHRLGPVADHHVVTGAGVNPPEGYDPAGFCERHGIKRPFALYAGRREADKGWDWLQSTFADALALGGPDLDLVTIGVGKVTVPARLHGRVIDLGFLEDDERDNALAAAQVYLQPSRMESFSRSVMEAWLAGTPVLAVKGGEVVAWHCRRSGGGLTFSGPDDLVAGLREICETPGRAEDMAARGRDYVLKEYSWPAVLDRMEAELGASCRHG, translated from the coding sequence GTGCCGGGGCGCATCGCATTCGTCCCTCCACGGTTCGGAGCAGGTGTCGTCGGCGGGTCTGAAGCACTCTCCCAAGAGATCGCGATCGGGCTGTCGGGCCGCGGGTGGGACGTCGAGATCCTGACCACGTGCGCCGTCGACCACTACACCTGGGACAACGCCTTGCCTCCGGGCGACACCACCGAGTTCGGCCTCCCCGTGAGGCGGTTCGAGACGGCACACCACTTGTCGCATGTGACGACAGAAGTCCAGCGGGCCATCGAAGCCGGTTCGCCCATCTCCCTCGACAAGCAGCTCAACTGGCTCAGCGGCCGATTCTCGGTACCCGATCTCTTCCAGCATCTCCTGCTCCACGGCGCCGCCTACGACGCCGTCATCTTCTCCCCGTACCTCTTCTGGACCACCACCGTGTGCATGCCAGTTGTACGGGACCGTGCGATCGTGATCCCCTGCCTGCACGACGAGGGTTACGCCCGACTCGACGTGATCCGCCCTGTCCTGTCGGACCCCAGAGCGGTCTGGTTCCTCTCAGAACCCGAGCACGACGTCGCCCACCGGCTGGGACCTGTCGCCGACCATCACGTCGTGACCGGCGCCGGCGTCAACCCCCCGGAGGGTTACGACCCGGCGGGCTTCTGTGAGCGTCACGGGATCAAGCGACCTTTCGCCCTGTACGCGGGACGCCGGGAGGCGGACAAGGGATGGGACTGGCTTCAGAGCACCTTCGCCGACGCTCTCGCGCTGGGAGGACCGGACCTCGACCTTGTGACCATCGGGGTCGGAAAGGTCACCGTCCCCGCACGCCTGCACGGCCGGGTGATCGACCTGGGATTCCTCGAGGACGACGAAAGGGACAACGCTCTTGCAGCTGCCCAGGTGTACCTCCAACCGAGCCGGATGGAGAGCTTCTCGCGCTCCGTCATGGAGGCGTGGTTGGCCGGCACCCCCGTCCTCGCCGTGAAGGGAGGCGAGGTCGTCGCCTGGCACTGCCGGCGCTCGGGTGGTGGCCTGACGTTCTCGGGTCCGGACGACCTCGTCGCCGGGCTGCGCGAGATCTGCGAGACGCCGGGCCGGGCGGAGGACATGGCTGCCCGGGGCCGTGACTACGTGCTCAAGGAGTACTCGTGGCCGGCGGTCCTCGACCGGATGGAAGCCGAACTGGGGGCGTCGTGCCGCCACGGGTAG
- a CDS encoding S8 family serine peptidase, translating to MPGEGARLGRLHTARAAAVVVLVAALLPARPAGAQPQRTSSVIVISLTSGASRVADVLAGLPVATPAAPAAHGRYLLKVQSSELQPVLARLRQDPRVRYASVPRAVHATSQPSTPNDPCYVATCLTDTNPPQPASDSGYLNVVGAPAAWAVTHGDGVKVAVLDSGVDASHEDLSAKIDPQTDLHNYCPGDPACHDTSQVAEDDNGHGTHVAGIVAAVTDNSKGVASLGWGVGLDIYKVLDSQGDGNTFDVANAIYAAVSAGDRVINMSLSDSPCIDPSNSGPDPDEYAAVEYALAHNVVVVAAAGNDACDKPAYPASYPGVLSVAATDNNGVVQAFSEWGPAANIAAPGVDILSTWNDGGYHEDTGTSMSAPQVVAAAALMLANGSSLTAPQVTALLEADANPVSPSGNPIDGGMLDVPAALAGEASPPNVYDGYDMAGSDGSVYPFGSSIYAGDLAGTHLNQPVVGITRTADGLGYWLVAKDGGIFNFGDAGYFGSTGNIRLNAPIVGMAEDPLTHGYWLVAADGGIFNFNAPYLGSMGGSHLNQPVVGMAATPTGNGYWLVAADGGIFNFGDAGYFGSTGSIRLNQPVVGMAGTSTGRGYWLVARDGGIFNFGDAGYFGSTGAIRLNQPVVGMAADPGSAGYWLVAADGGIFNFGDARFHGSLGGVAIPAPVVSGSS from the coding sequence ATGCCGGGTGAAGGGGCAAGGTTGGGGCGACTTCATACCGCCCGCGCTGCGGCAGTTGTCGTCCTGGTAGCCGCTCTTCTGCCGGCGCGCCCCGCCGGTGCCCAGCCGCAACGCACCTCCTCGGTGATAGTGATCAGCTTGACCTCGGGCGCGTCGCGTGTCGCGGACGTCCTGGCTGGCCTGCCCGTCGCCACGCCGGCTGCGCCAGCGGCCCACGGGAGATACCTGTTGAAGGTCCAGTCATCCGAGTTGCAGCCAGTGCTCGCCCGGCTCCGCCAGGACCCGCGGGTCCGCTACGCCAGCGTGCCCCGCGCGGTCCACGCCACGTCGCAGCCGAGCACCCCGAACGATCCGTGCTACGTCGCGACCTGCCTCACTGACACCAACCCTCCCCAGCCTGCGAGTGACAGCGGCTACCTCAACGTCGTCGGCGCGCCGGCCGCATGGGCGGTGACCCACGGCGACGGCGTGAAGGTGGCGGTCCTGGACAGCGGCGTCGACGCCAGCCACGAGGACCTGTCGGCCAAGATCGACCCGCAGACAGATCTTCACAACTACTGCCCTGGTGACCCGGCGTGCCACGACACGTCCCAAGTGGCAGAGGACGACAACGGTCACGGCACCCACGTCGCCGGGATCGTCGCGGCCGTCACCGACAACAGCAAGGGTGTCGCCAGCCTCGGCTGGGGTGTCGGCCTGGACATCTACAAGGTGCTGGACTCCCAGGGCGACGGCAACACCTTCGACGTCGCCAACGCGATCTACGCCGCAGTGTCCGCCGGCGACCGCGTGATCAACATGTCGCTTTCGGATTCCCCGTGCATAGACCCGAGCAACTCGGGACCCGATCCCGACGAGTACGCGGCTGTCGAGTACGCCCTCGCTCACAACGTGGTCGTCGTGGCCGCAGCCGGCAACGATGCCTGCGACAAACCTGCCTACCCAGCTTCGTATCCGGGCGTCCTGTCCGTGGCCGCGACCGACAACAACGGTGTGGTGCAGGCCTTCTCCGAGTGGGGTCCGGCAGCCAACATTGCCGCCCCGGGGGTGGACATCCTCTCCACCTGGAACGACGGGGGCTATCACGAGGACACCGGGACCTCGATGTCCGCCCCGCAGGTGGTCGCCGCAGCAGCACTCATGCTCGCGAACGGGTCCTCGCTCACCGCGCCGCAGGTAACGGCACTGCTCGAGGCGGACGCGAATCCCGTCAGCCCGTCAGGCAATCCGATCGACGGCGGGATGCTGGATGTCCCCGCGGCACTCGCGGGGGAGGCGAGCCCTCCGAATGTCTACGACGGCTACGACATGGCCGGCTCCGATGGCAGCGTCTACCCCTTCGGCTCGTCCATCTACGCAGGCGACCTGGCGGGCACTCACCTCAACCAACCGGTCGTCGGGATCACGCGCACCGCTGATGGTCTCGGGTACTGGTTGGTGGCGAAGGATGGTGGGATCTTCAACTTCGGTGACGCCGGCTACTTCGGATCCACCGGCAACATTCGACTGAACGCTCCCATCGTCGGGATGGCCGAGGACCCTCTCACCCACGGCTACTGGCTCGTTGCTGCAGACGGCGGGATCTTCAACTTCAACGCGCCGTACCTCGGCTCCATGGGCGGGTCTCATCTGAACCAGCCGGTGGTCGGCATGGCGGCGACGCCCACCGGAAACGGCTACTGGCTGGTGGCCGCGGACGGCGGGATCTTCAACTTCGGCGACGCCGGCTACTTCGGCTCCACGGGCTCCATAAGGCTCAACCAGCCTGTCGTCGGCATGGCCGGCACCTCTACAGGGCGTGGTTACTGGCTGGTGGCGCGCGACGGGGGCATCTTCAATTTTGGTGACGCCGGCTACTTCGGGTCCACAGGCGCCATCCGCCTGAACCAGCCCGTCGTCGGAATGGCCGCGGACCCGGGCAGCGCCGGGTACTGGCTGGTAGCCGCAGACGGGGGCATCTTCAACTTCGGCGATGCTCGCTTCCACGGCTCGCTCGGCGGCGTCGCCATTCCGGCACCTGTCGTCAGCGGCTCCAGCTAG